The Piliocolobus tephrosceles isolate RC106 unplaced genomic scaffold, ASM277652v3 unscaffolded_30258, whole genome shotgun sequence DNA segment TAGGCCTCAGCAGCAGTTTTTGGTGATGAAGCAAACAAGCCTCTGGCTGAAAGGGGACTATTTTCGGCAGAGGTTAAAGGGACAGGAGAATGGACAACACAGAGCAGCCTTCTCCAAACTTCTCTCTGGTGTTTATGACATTTCCATAACTGGCGTCGAGAATCAAGACCAGCAAGAACCCGAACCTTACAGTGATGACGACGACATCAATGGAGTGACACAAGGTGATAGACGTCAGGCCctgaaaagcagaaaacaatcAAAAACAAACGCTATTCCTCTGACATATGCCCTAGCCGTGCTGACCTCTGCACTATGTAGTATTGTCAT contains these protein-coding regions:
- the LOC111532964 gene encoding dual specificity protein phosphatase CDC14C-like — its product is MDAGFDHHDLFFADGSTPTDAIVKEFLDICENAEGAIAVHCKSGLGHAGTLIACYIMKHYRMIAAETIAWVRICRPGLVIRPQQQFLVMKQTSLWLKGDYFRQRLKGQENGQHRAAFSKLLSGVYDISITGVENQDQQEPEPYSDDDDINGVTQGDRRQALKSRKQSKTNAIPLTYALAVLTSALCSIVIWWIVCD